Proteins co-encoded in one Ziziphus jujuba cultivar Dongzao chromosome 9, ASM3175591v1 genomic window:
- the LOC107425895 gene encoding calmodulin-3, which yields MADALTENQIAEFREAFALIDKDSDGFITTEELAAVIQSIDRHPTEEEIKDMISEVDSDGNGTIDFEEFLNIMARKAKENVAEELKEAFKVFDRDQDGFISAIELRQVMINLGERLTDEEAEQMIKEADLDGDGQVSYDEFARIMMLS from the exons ATGGCTGATGCATTGACAGAAAATCAGATTGCAGAGTTCCGGGAAGCCTTTGCTCTGATCGATAAAGATTCAGACG GCTTCATTACCACGGAAGAACTGGCAGCGGTAATCCAATCAATAGATCGGCATCCAACAGAAGAAGAAATCAAGGACATGATCAGTGAGGTTGATTCTGATGGAAATGGGACAATAGATTTTGAGGAATTCTTGAATATTATGGCTAGGAAAGCCAAG GAAAATGTTGCAGAGGAGCTTAAAGAAGCTTTCAAAGTATTTGACAGAGATCAAGATGGATTTATTTCGGCCATTGAG CTGAGACAAGTAATGATCAACTTGGGAGAAAGATTGACAGATGAAGAGGCTGAGCAGATGATTAAAGAAGCTGATTTGGATGGTGATGGTCAAGTCAGCTACGATGAATTTGCTAGGATTATGATGCTGAGTTGA
- the LOC107425925 gene encoding uncharacterized protein LOC107425925 — protein sequence MEPPPSTPHNTEEYSASSTIIAFDPPIPLLRGPVPADRSDNPLAGPYVLSFRNSKAWANAYRACESKIIEQCEAGARIGCTISASSKCKPPWWRALCGFRVSDLKEREQCEEREMEGCLVTAKEKCIGFARDKCLKSLRDGRIAASRKGLNAKQLEKLVCWATMVDRSIWVDLIGIDQLGSLSSTNYRACELIGSNADIDCILGCGNSGNEASKL from the coding sequence ATGGAGCCCCCACCATCGACTCCTCACAATACCGAAGAGTACTCAGCCTCTTCCACAATCATCGCCTTCGACCCTCCGATACCTTTGCTCCGGGGGCCTGTTCCGGCCGACCGATCGGACAATCCCTTGGCTGGCCCATACGTCCTCTCATTCAGAAACTCCAAAGCTTGGGCAAACGCTTATAGAGCCTGCGAATCCAAGATTATCGAACAGTGCGAGGCCGGAGCGAGGATCGGATGTACTATCAGTGCTTCGAGCAAGTGTAAACCCCCATGGTGGCGAGCTCTGTGTGGTTTCAGAGTGTCGGATCTGAAGGAGAGGGAGCAGTGCGAAGAGCGAGAGATGGAGGGCTGTTTGGTAACGGCGAAGGAGAAGTGTATCGGTTTTGCGAGAGATAAGTGTTTGAAGTCTTTGAGGGACGGTAGGATCGCGGCGAGTCGTAAGGGTTTGAATGCGAAGCAGCTTGAGAAGTTGGTTTGCTGGGCAACTATGGTGGATCGGAGTATATGGGTCGATTTGATTGGAATTGATCAGTTGGGTTCTTTGAGTTCGACGAATTATAGGGCATGCGAGTTGATTGGATCTAATGCTGATATTGATTGTATATTAGGCTGTGGAAATAGTGGGAATGAGGCATCCAAGTTGTGA
- the LOC107425924 gene encoding calcium-transporting ATPase 12, plasma membrane-type, translating into MASSSDQSRYGCSILLLDITTLTRAQKRWRVAYLKIYATRLFMLSSLPKEIISVSPKNITKILSSQPPPHSPQPFTALNVKPDTTLTNDDQEDGGTGSILKKVDHEGLVEMVKGKNLETLRGLGGVGSIATSLSIDPENGVPDDGHEVIKRRQIFGPNSYTKPPPKNFFYFVADAFKDITIVILLACAALALGFGIKEHGAEEGWYEGGSIFVAVFLVVVGSASSNYRQETQFHKLSKISDNIKIDVVRGGRRQEISIFDIVVGDVVLLNIGDQIPADGLFLYGHSLMVDESSMTGESDHVDIDTVDNPFLSSGSKVVDGSARMLVTSVGINTAWGAMMSSITRDSNERTPLQARLDKLTTSIGKVGLTVASLVLVVLLIRYFTGNTEDENGYREYNGSKTDTDDILNAVVKIVAAAVTIVVVAIPEGLPLAVTLTLAYSMKRMMADQAMVRKLSACETMGSATIICTDKTGTLTLNQMKVTKFWLGQEPIPIEENSPTNTISPVVRELFYQGVGLNTTGSVYNPVSGSEPEFSGSPTEKALLSWAVLDLGMEMDKLNQNYVVMHVETFNSEKKRSGVLLRKKMDNTIYVHWKGAAEMVVAMCSRYRESSGAEKSLDDDVKSNLENIIQGMAASSLRCIAFAYVQISEQEMEYNEDGKTHRRLKEDGLTLLGIVGLKDPCRPHVKKAVEVCKFAGVEIKMITGDNVFTAKAIATECGILGTNTQVNDGEVVEGVEFRNCTHEERMQKVDNIRVMARSSPFDKLLMVQCLKQKGHVVAVTGDGTNDAPALKEADIGLSMGIQGTEVAKESSDIVILDDNFSSVATVLRWGRCVYNNIQKFIQFQLTVNVAALVINFVAAVSAGEVPLTAVQLLWVNLIMDTLGALALATERPSDELMKRPPVGRTEPLITNIMWRNLLFQSLYQIAILLTLQFGGESIFNVSKAVNDTLIFNTFVFCQVFNEFNSRSMEKMNVFKGIHRNRLFIGIVAITIVLQVVMVEFLKKFADTTNLNWWQWLFCIAMGSVSWPIAWVVKSIPVIEEPFISLIKRKFRSVFL; encoded by the coding sequence atggCAAGTAGCAGTGATCAATCACGCTATGGCTGTAGCATATTGCTTCTTGATATCACGACCCTCACCAGAGCCCAGAAAAGATGGCGCGTGGCATACTTAAAAATTTATGCTACCCGACTATTCATGCTATCATCGCTTCCCAAAGAGATTATATCAGTTTCACCCAAGAATATCACCAAGATTTTGAGCTCTCAGCCTCCTCCTCATTCCCCTCAGCCTTTCACCGCCCTCAACGTTAAACCAGACACCACTTTAACCAACGATGATCAAGAAGATGGTGGTACTGGTTCTATTCTAAAGAAGGTTGACCATGAAGGACTCGTAGAAATGGTGAAAGGCAAGAACTTGGAAACTCTACGTGGACTGGGTGGAGTAGGAAGCATTGCCACCAGCCTCTCTATCGATCCCGAGAACGGAGTTCCCGATGATGGTCACGAAGTTATCAAACGGCGCCAGATTTTCGGACCAAATAGTTACACAAAGCCTCCGCcgaagaattttttttacttcGTCGCAGACGCTTTTAAAGACATCACTATTGTAATCCTACTTGCCTGTGCTGCGCTTGCTCTTGGTTTTGGAATCAAAGAGCATGGCGCAGAGGAAGGTTGGTATGAAGGAGGGAGTATTTTCGTAGCTGTGTTTCTTGTCGTCGTTGGTTCGGCTTCCAGTAATTACAGACAGGAAACCCAGTTCCATAAGTTGTCCAAAATAAGTGACAACATCAAGATTGATGTAGTCAGAGGAGGAAGAAGGCAAGAAATCTCCATCTTTGATATTGTAGTTGGAGATGTTGTGCTGCTTAATATAGGTGATCAAATTCCAGCTGATGGTCTGTTCTTATACGGACATTCTTTGATGGTAGACGAATCCAGCATGACAGGGGAGAGTGATCATGTGGACATAGACACCGTCGACAATCCTTTCTTGAGCTCGGGATCAAAGGTGGTGGATGGCTCTGCAAGAATGCTGGTGACCTCCGTTGGGATCAACACGGCTTGGGGAGCTATGATGAGCTCCATAACTCGGGATTCGAACGAACGAACACCATTACAAGCTCGCCTCGACAAACTTACAACTTCCATCGGAAAGGTTGGCCTTACAGTCGCTTCTTTAGTCCTTGTAGTTTTGTTAATTCGTTATTTCACGGGGAATACGGAAGATGAGAATGGGTATAGGGAGTATAACGGTAGCAAAACAGATACAGATGATATTTTGAATGCTGTAGTGAAAATTGTCGCTGCTGCAGTGACTATTGTTGTGGTGGCAATACCTGAAGGTTTGCCACTTGCTGTCACTTTAACACTTGCTTATTCTATGAAAAGAATGATGGCTGATCAGGCAATGGTCAGGAAACTATCTGCTTGTGAAACTATGGGGTCTGCAACTATAATCTGTACTGATAAAACTGGAACCTTGACATTGAATCAAATGAAAGTGACTAAGTTTTGGCTTGGCCAAGAACCCATACCCATTGAGGAAAATTCACCTACAAATACAATTTCACCTGTTGTTCGTGAATTGTTCTATCAAGGGGTTGGTTTGAATACAACTGGTAGCGTCTATAATCCCGTATCTGGTTCTGAACCTGAATTTTCTGGCAGTCCAACTGAAAAAGCACTTCTCTCTTGGGCTGTTTTGGATCTGGGGATGGAAATGGATAAGCTAAATCAAAATTATGTTGTTATGCATGTTGAAACATTTAACTCGGAGAAGAAAAGAAGTGGGGTcttattaaggaaaaaaatggaCAACACCATTTATGTTCACTGGAAAGGAGCTGCTGAGATGGTTGTAGCAATGTGCTCTAGGTATCGTGAGAGTAGTGGAGCTGAAAAGTCCTTAGACGACGATGTAAAAAGTAATCTTGAGAATATCATCCAGGGCATGGCAGCTAGCAGTCTCCGATGCATTGCCTTTGCCTATGTCCAAATTTCTGAACAAGAAATGGAGTACAATGAAGATGGAAAGACTCATAGAAGGCTCAAAGAAGACGGCTTGACCTTGCTAGGAATAGTTGGTCTTAAGGATCCTTGTCGTCCGCACGTCAAGAAAGCCGTAGAAGTTTGCAAATTTGCTGGGGTGGAAATCAAAATGATCACCGGAGATAACGTTTTCACTGCAAAAGCCATAGCAACAGAATGTGGAATACTAGGGACTAATACGCAAGTAAACGATGGAGAAGTAGTAGAAGGTGTTGAATTCAGAAACTGCACGCACGAAGAGAGAATGCAGAAGGTGGATAACATCCGTGTAATGGCAAGATCCTCTCCATTCGACAAGCTTTTGATGGTACAGTGCTTGAAACAGAAGGGACATGTGGTTGCAGTCACCGGAGATGGAACCAACGATGCGCCTGCTCTGAAAGAAGCTGATATAGGACTTTCCATGGGGATCCAAGGCACTGAAGTGGCCAAGGAAAGCTCAGATATCGTAATCTTGGACGATAACTTCAGTTCTGTGGCCACGGTTTTGAGGTGGGGAAGATGTGTCTACAATAACATACAGAAATTCATTCAATTTCAACTCACTGTGAATGTTGCAGCTCTTGTCATCAACTTCGTTGCTGCAGTTTCAGCCGGTGAGGTTCCCTTAACAGCAGTTCAGTTGCTATGGGTGAATCTCATTATGGACACTCTGGGTGCTCTGGCCTTGGCCACAGAGCGTCCGAGTGACGAGCTCATGAAGCGGCCTCCAGTGGGAAGAACCGAGCCCTTAATAACAAATATCATGTGGAGGAATCTTTTATTTCAATCTCTATATCAAATAGCCATCCTCTTGACATTGCAGTTCGGAGGTGAATCCATCTTCAATGTCTCCAAGGCAGTTAATGACACCCTGATTTTCAATACTTTTGTGTTCTGCCAAGTTTTCAACGAGTTCAATTCAAGGAGTATGGAGAAGATGAATGTGTTCAAAGGGATCCATAGGAACAGACTGTTTATAGGAATCGTGGCGATAACCATTGTTCTGCAAGTTGTGATGGTGGAGTTCCTCAAGAAGTTTGCTGATACAACGAATCTGAACTGGTGGCAGTGGCTATTCTGCATTGCTATGGGGTCTGTGTCTTGGCCTATTGCTTGGGTTGTGAAGTCCATTCCTGTAATTGAAGAACCATTCATCAGCTTAATCAAGAGAAAATTCAGGTCTGTATTCCTATAA